Proteins encoded within one genomic window of Ranitomeya variabilis isolate aRanVar5 chromosome 4, aRanVar5.hap1, whole genome shotgun sequence:
- the LOC143767558 gene encoding olfactory receptor 5AP2-like, with amino-acid sequence MSVLDMSFTSMVLPKLLVIFLTGNNVISYHGCIAQVFFFVVLMVSEYFILASMAYDRYVAICHPLRYSYFMSLQICFWMTWTSWSIGVFEGIMYAILISSCTFCESNEIDHLFCDIKPIIKLSCSDTRTIETVILGPSAIIAFFPSLMTLVSYIYIISTILKINSKEGRHKTFSTCSSHLTVILLFYGTVLGMYMRPKSSYSMDQDKVFAILYAGVIPMLNPLIYSLKNQEVKKALCRIKKQLFC; translated from the coding sequence ATGTCTGTATTGGATATGTCCTTCACCTCAATGGTTCTGCCGAAGTTATTGGTCATTTTTCTAACTGGAAATAATGTCATCTCCTACCATGGTTGTATCGCTCAGGTTTTCTTTTTCGTGGTGCTCATGGTGTCGGAATACTTCATCCTGGCTTCCATGGCTTATGATCGTTATGTAGCCATCTGTCATCCCCTTCGTTACTCTTATTTCATGAGCTTGCAGATCTGTTTCTGGATGACATGGACATCTTGGAGTATAGGGGTATTTGAGGGCATTATGTACGCCATTCTAATATCATCTTGTACATTTTGTGAATCAAATGAAATAGACCATTTATTCTGTGATATAAAGCCTATTATAAAACTTTCATGTAGTGATACACGGACCATAGAAACAGTGATACTTGGACCGAGTGCCATCATCGCCTTTTTTCCTTCACTTATGACCTTGGTGTCCTACATCTATATCATCTCCACAATCTTGAAGATTAACTCTAAAGAAGGAAGACACAAAACCTTCTCCACCTGCTCCTCACACCTCACAGTCATCCTCTTGTTTTACGGAACGGTCCTCGGCATGTACATGAGACCAAAGTCCAGCTATTCCATGGACCAGGACAAAGTGTTTGCCATCTTGTATGCCGGAGTCATTCCAATGCTCAACCCTCTCATTTACAGCTTGAAAAATCAGGAGGTGAAGAAAGCTCTGTGCAGAATAAAGAAACAATTGTTTTGTTAG
- the LOC143767559 gene encoding olfactory receptor 8G50-like — protein MVLPKLLDIFLTGNNVISYHGCIAQVFFFVVLIVSEYFILAAMAYDRYVAICHPLRYSYFMSLQVCFWMAWTSWSIGVFEGILYVILISSCIFCRSNEVDHLFCDLKPLMKLSCSSTQTIETIILVLGAIIGFIPSVMTLVSYIYIISAILKINSKEGRYKTFSTCSSHLTVILLFYGTVLGMYMRPKSSYSMDQDKVFAILYAGVIPMLNPLIYSLKNQEVKKALCRIKKQLLF, from the coding sequence ATGGTTCTACCCAAGTTATTGGATATCTTTCTAACTGGGAACAATGTCATCTCCTACCATGGTTGTATCGCTCAGGTTTTCTTTTTCGTGGTGCTCATAGTGTCGGAATACTTCATCCTGGCTGCCATGGCTTACGATCGTTACGTGGCCATCTGTCATCCCCTTCGTTACTCTTATTTCATGAGCCTGCAGGTCTGTTTCTGGATGGCATGGACATCTTGGAGTATAGGAGTCTTTGAGGGCATTCTTTATGTGATTCTAATATCATCTTGTATCTTTTGTAGGTCAAATGAAGTAGACCATCTTTTCTGTGACTTAAAGCCTCTAATGAAGCTTTCTTGTAGCAGCACACAGACAATAGAGACAATAATACTTGTACTTGGGGCCATCATTGGCTTTATTCCCTCGGTCATGACCTTGGTGTCCTACATCTATATCATCTCTGCAATCTTGAAGATTAACTCAAAAGAAGGAAGATACAAAACCTTCTCCACCTGCTCCTCACACCTCACAGTCATCCTCTTGTTTTACGGAACGGTCCTCGGCATGTACATGAGGCCAAAGTCCAGTTATTCCATGGACCAGGACAAGGTGTTTGCCATCTTGTATGCCGGAGTCATTCCAATGCTCAACCCTCTCATTTACAGCTTGAAAAATCAGGAGGTGAAGAAAGCTCTGTGCAGAATAAAGAAACAATTGCTTTTTTAA